One stretch of Arachis duranensis cultivar V14167 chromosome 1, aradu.V14167.gnm2.J7QH, whole genome shotgun sequence DNA includes these proteins:
- the LOC107473713 gene encoding succinate dehydrogenase assembly factor 1, mitochondrial, giving the protein MRVQRLSGMQKQVLSLYRGFLRVARSKSDQERHKIESIISEEFRRNSTEVDRKNFQYIEYLLRRGKKQLDQLRSPGTTGLTSLEVDLSRTNKTNS; this is encoded by the coding sequence ATGCGAGTTCAGAGACTTTCAGGAATGCAGAAGCAAGTACTCAGCTTATATAGAGGATTTCTTCGTGTCGCCCGATCCAAATCTGATCAAGAACGACACAAGATAGAGTCGATAATATCAGAAGAGTTCCGCCGAAATTCCACGGAAGTAGACCGGAAGAATTTTCAATACATTGAGTACTTACTCCGTCGTGGCAAGAAACAGCTTGATCAGCTTAGGAGCCCTGGCACCACTGGGTTAACTTCATTAGAAGTTGATTTGTCTAGAACCAACAAGACTAACTCTTAA
- the LOC107475121 gene encoding spermidine coumaroyl-CoA acyltransferase → MAYEKPFLDLKLTMEDVILVKPSKPTPSSVISLSTIDNRPELNSLCQTIHIFKPPNNTILIDDPQNAQNDPALVIKEALSKALFYYYPLAGRLVKHADGKLRIHCNAYGVPFLEAIANCKLSCLHYLDGSDTENAKHLAFDNPFHEDDDDENGYQYPLGIKVTKFLCGGFTVGIGASHAVFDGIGGSQFFEAMAELASGKSEPSVKPVWERERLNGSITEHPLLSPMDEASAAVSPYLPTKTLVHQCFKVDSESIKRLKKSLVKEISYSNNINYSLEGESFTTFEALGAYVWRSRTRALKLNYDGKTSLAIVVGLRRNHSLIPPLPEGYYGNAFVDPKVVLTVKELNEKPLSHVVKMIKETKKLGFSKEYIRNAINTKETKIKHFDYQGIGASMVLSSWMHLGMLENMNKGWAKPVNMVPAPCNMFGTVGVCIFSPPSDLDPSMNGGVRIFVSLPNDAMPMFKEEMEALMLVKP, encoded by the coding sequence ATGGCATATGAAAAACCATTCCTTGACCTTAAGCTTACCATGGAAGATGTTATCTTAGTAAAGCCATCAAAACCAACTCCTTCATCTGTAATCTCTCTATCCACAATTGATAATAGACCAGAACTTAATAGTCTATGTCAAACCATTCACATATTTAAACCACCAAATAACACTATTCTTATTGATGATCCTCAAAATGCCCAAAATGACCCTGCACTTGTGATCAAAGAAGCACTCTCCAAGGCTTTGTTCTATTACTACCCTCTTGCTGGAAGGCTTGTAAAACATGCTGATGGGAAACTTAGAATCCATTGCAATGCATATGGAGTTCCATTTCTGGAGGCCATTGCGAACTGCAAGCTTTCTTGCCTTCACTACCTTGATGGCAGTGACACTGAAAATGCAAAACACTTGGCTTTTGATAATCCTTTtcatgaagatgatgatgatgaaaatggtTACCAATATCCCTTGGGAATAAAGGTGACCAAGTTTCTCTGTGGCGGGTTCACAGTTGGAATAGGCGCATCACATGCTGTTTTTGATGGAATTGGAGGATCTCAATTCTTTGAAGCCATGGCTGAACTTGCGAGCGGAAAAAGCGAGCCATCTGTGAAACCTGTGTGGGAGAGGGAAAGGCTAAATGGGTCAATTACTGAACATCCATTGCTAAGTCCCATGGATGAGGCCTCGGCCGCGGTTTCACCTTACTTGCCCACCAAAACTCTCGTGCATCAATGTTTTAAGGTGGATAGTGAGAGCATAAAAAGACTCAAAAAGAGTTTAGTGAAGGAAATAAGTTatagcaataatattaattactcTTTGGAGGGTGAAAGCTTTACAACTTTTGAAGCACTTGGTGCTTATGTTTGGAGGTCAAGAACTAGAGCTTTGAAACTCAACTATGATGGAAAAACTTCATTGGCTATTGTTGTAGGGTTAAGAAGGAATCACTCCTTGATTCCTCCTTTGCCTGAAGGGTACTATGGGAATGCTTTTGTGGACCCAAAAGTTGTGCTAACAGTAAAGGAACTCAATGAAAAGCCACTCTCACATGTGGTGAAGATGATCAAAGAGACTAAGAAACTTGGTTTCTCAAAGGAGTATATTAGGAATGCTATTAacacaaaagaaacaaaaataaagcacTTTGATTATCAAGGTATCGGTGCATCTATGGTTTTGTCTAGTTGGATGCACTTGGGTATGTTGGAAAACATGAACAAAGGGTGGGCTAAGCCAGTGAACATGGTACCGGCACCATGCAACATGTTTGGGACAGTTGGAGTGTGCATTTTTTCACCTCCTAGTGACTTGGATCCTTCAATGAATGGAGGTGTTAGAATCTTTGTTTCTCTACCTAATGATGCTATGCCCATGTTCAAGGAGGAAATGGAAGCTCTCATGCTTGTTAAACCATAG
- the LOC107473719 gene encoding uncharacterized protein LOC107473719, producing the protein MAYVPPHMRHSKDNQRPSPSPELPPRRRQFSQSPRLNLSSIYSKDAVSNWFVVSSHDHDRDHNQLHPSLQLRPVSLESSDCNLKQKPHILVESTHDQSQGTHATRNPWEIVAAKAIDYLLSSFENVRTELKSQNPQSEQIKPLLVARFGKILFHGTFAQEERPTMRQLRRSFYTSVPASYMEKMTTSLPLELGLEPDHTEKELYLVKLSDANRPESTISCKCSIIKEQNKLKLYKVELNYVRHMVTDVSCPAKNLDLRLMLCTKRIIAAPKDDEIQCIQKLIDSAVLDENVKGGLRWPLGKASSGDRFSVIGVWHTITKAYVGPSLRLKARHADRFDFLTSTGESASEVSLKLKGIVSALQVQKVDTALISKMLEDTIKLLWDKFLNCDDFLG; encoded by the exons ATGGCCTATGTTCCTCCGCACATGAGGCACTCCAAGGACAACCAAAGACCCTCACCTTCACCCGAGTTGCCTCCTCGCCGGAGACAATTCAGCCAGAGCCCTAGATTGAACTTGTCAAGCATCTATTCAAAGGATGCTGTTTCCAATTGGTTCGTGGTTTCTTCACATGATCATGATCGTGATCATAATCAGCTTCACCCTTCTTTACAACTTCGTCCCGTTTCTTTGGAATCTTCTGACTGCAACTTGAAACAAAAGCCACATATTTTAGTTGAGAGCACCCATGATCAATCTCAAG GGACACATGCAACAAGAAACCCCTGGGAAATTGTGGCAGCTAAAGCCATTGACTACTTGCTTTCTTCTTTCGAAAACGTGAGGACTGAATTGAAGTCCCAAAACCCCCAATCTGAACAAATTAAGCCTTTACTGGTTGCAAGATTTGGCAAGATTCTCTTCCACGG TACTTTTGCACAAGAAGAAAGACCCACAATGCGACAGCTTCGTAGATCGTTTTACACAAGTGTTCCTGCCTCCTATATGGAGAAAATGACTACTTCGTTGCCACTTGAACTTGGACTTGAACCTGATCATACAGAAAAAGAGTTGTATCTTGTGAAG CTGTCCGATGCCAACCGACCAGAATCAACTATTTCTTGCAAGTGTAGCATAATAAAGGAGCAGAACAAGCTTAAGCTCTACAAG GTTGAACTAAATTATGTTCGCCACATGGTCACAGATGTATCCTGTCCTGCTAAGAACCTTGATCTCAGACTAATGCTATGCACCAAAAGGATTATAGCAGCTCCAAAA GATGATGAAATTCAATGCATTCAAAAGTTGATTGATTCTGCAGTTCTAGATGAAAATGTGAAAGGTGGTTTGAGATGGCCCCTAGGGAAAGCATCTTCTGGAGACAGGTTTTCTGTTATTGGGGTCTGGCACACTATAACTAAAGCTTATGTAGGTCCTTCCTTGAGGCTGAAGGCGAGACATGCTGATCGATTCGATTTTCTGACATCAACTGGTGAATCTGCATCTGAAGTTTCCCTGAAACTGAAAGGAATTGTCTCTGCATTACAG GTGCAAAAGGTTGATACAGCATTGATTTCAAAGATGCTTGAAGATACCATAAAACTGTTATGGGATAAGTTTTTAAACTGTGATGACTTTCTAGGATGA
- the LOC107474685 gene encoding spermidine coumaroyl-CoA acyltransferase-like has product MAHQINISSFKIENKDVEYVKPSKPTPSTTLSLSTIDNRPEFLPLSQVIRVYQSQNNNPTKKNYYSKNDPAIVIKEALSKALVYYYPLAGKLVKHHSNNGKVTINCNEDGVPFVEAIANCDLSSLNYLDLSDIGIAKNFVYDPPLHQDENGNQLIYPMMVKVTKFQCGGFTLGLGEPHTIADGAGSIKIFQAIAEFATGKSEPSVKPVWERERLNGSITKTPLLSPMDGASAAGSPYLPSKTLVHECFKVDGESIKRLKLNLAKEIVDNNVPVANEELSFTNFESLAAYVWRARTRALKLNYDGKTMLKFAVGIRRHIDPPLPEGYYGNTIVDADVVLPVKEVNERPLSQVVKVIRELKKVAFTKEFIKKSIDTLETRVEEFDFDGNGSCMALAEWKHLGFLRNMDFGWKEPVNVIPAPCNMFGGVSICIFFPPCDMDTSMSGGVKIYVSLPIDVMPKFREEMKALTITIS; this is encoded by the coding sequence ATGGCACATCAAATTAATATTTCATccttcaaaattgaaaacaaagatgTTGAATATGTGAAACCATCGAAACCTACTCCTTCCACTACACTTTCTCTATCCACAATTGATAATAGGCCTGAATTCCTTCCCCTAAGTCAAGTCATTCGTGTATACCAATCACAAAACAACAACCccacaaagaaaaattattattccAAAAATGACCCTGCCATTGTGATAAAAGAAGCACTATCAAAGGCTTTGGTTTATTACTACCCTCTTGCTGGCAAGCTAGTGAAGCATCATAGCAACAATGGGAAGGTAACAATCAATTGCAATGAAGATGGTGTTCCATTTGTAGAAGCAATTGCAAATTGTGACCTTTCTTCACTCAATTATCTTGATTTGAGTGACATTGGAATTGCCAAAAATTTTGTGTATGATCCACCTTTGCATCAAGATGAAAATGGTAACCAACTAATATACCCTATGATGGTGAAGGTGACTAAATTTCAATGTGGAGGGTTCACATTAGGGTTAGGGGAACCACACACCATTGCTGATGGGGCTGGTTCCATCAAGATCTTTCAAGCCATAGCCGAATTCGCGACCGGAAAAAGCGAGCCTTCGGTGAAGCCTGTGTGGGAAAGGGAGAGGCTAAATGGGTCAATAACCAAAACTCCATTGCTAAGTCCCATGGATGGAGCTTCGGCCGCCGGTTCGCCATATCTACCTTCCAAAACCCTAGTTCATGAATGTTTTAAGGTGGATGGTGAGAGCATAAAGAGACTCAAATTGAATTTGGCAAAGGAAATTGTTGATAACAATGTTCCAGTTGCAAATGAAGAATTAAGCTTTACAAATTTTGAGTCCCTTGCTGCTTATGTTTGGAGGGCAAGAACTAGGGCATTGAAATTGAACTATGATGGTAAAACTATGCTGAAATTTGCGGTAGGTATAAGAAGGCACATAGATCCTCCTTTGCCTGAAGGGTATTATGGTAATACTATTGTGGATGCAGATGTTGTGCTGCCGGTCAAAGAAGTCAACGAAAGACCACTCTCACAGGTGGTGAAGGTTATTAGAGAGTTGAAGAAGGTTGCTTTCACAAAAGAATTCATTAAGAAGTCAATTGATACATTGGAGACAAGAGTTGAGGAGTTTGATTTTGATGGGAATGGTTCATGCATGGCTTTGGCTGAGTGGAAGCATTTGGGATTCTTGAGAAACATGGATTTTGGGTGGAAGGAGCCTGTGAATGTGATACCTGCCCCATGTAACATGTTTGGGGGAGTGAGTATTTGCATCTTCTTTCCTCCTTGTGACATGGATACTTCAATGAGTGGAGGTGTTAAGATCTATGTCTCACTCCCCATTGATGTCATGCCCAAGTTTAGAGAGGAGATGAAAGCACTTACAATTACTATTAGTTAA